In bacterium, the genomic window CCTCCCGGGCGAGGGCGAGCAGTTCCGCCTCGGGCAGCGCCGCCAGTTCCGGCGCGCGCACTCCCCCTACCATCACGCGCAGCAGGGCCTTTCCCTCCGGCGCCCGGTTCGGGAAGACGCTCGAGTCCCACAGCGCCCCGAGGATCCTCCGCTTCTCCCCGCGCGGGATGAGGAAGCCGAACCCGTCGAGGGGGTTGCCCATCGTCGCCTTCCCGTATCCCAGCGCCGCCACGGTGATCGGGGAATACGGGATCCCGGCGAGAAGCTCAGACAATCCCTCGTCCAGCGGGGCGACCATCCCGGCGGCCGCATACGCCGGGGCGGCGATCACCACCACGTTCGCCGCCATCTCCTCCCGCTCCCCGCCGGAGGACATCGACAGGACGTACGCCTCCCCGCGCCGCTCGATCCGGTCCACGGACACGTTCAGGTGCAGTCCCTCCGCGAGCCGCCCGGCGAGGGCGTCGGTCAGCGTCTGCACCCCGTGGTCGAACGACATCAGCACGCCGCCCGGTCCCGCGGACATCTCTCCCTTCACGCCCTGTTTCGCCCGCTCCTTCCGCACGCCGAGCATCCCGCGCACCAGTCCGCCGTACTTCCGCTCCAGGTCGTAGATCACGGGGAAGCAGGAGCGCAGCGACATCTTGTCCGGGTCGCCCGCGAAGATGCCGGTCACCATCGGGTCGATCAGCTTCTCCAGCGCCTCGGGGCCGAGCCTCCGCCTTGCAAAATCCCCCAGCGACTCGTCGACGCCCGAAGGCGGGCCCGACGCGAACGGCTCCCACATGATCCGGAGACGGCCGGGAAGGGAGAGCAGGTCCGACTTGAAGAACGCCGGCGGCGTCTCGGGGAGGCGGTGCAGCTTTCCGCCGGAGAGGATGTACCGCTTCCGGGCGAGGTCGGAGGAGCGGGCGAGGCGGCCGCCGATGTCGAGGTCCTTCACCAGCTCCATGCCGTGCGGCTTGTTCGTGAGGAAGCCGTTCGGCCCCCACTCCATGGAGAATCCGTCCTGGCGGATCGTCCGCATCTTCCCGCCCGGGACCGCGTCGGCCTCCAGCAGCAGGATCTCGGCCTCCTTCCCCGCGTCCGAGAGGGCGTTCACGAGATAGTGTGCCGTGGCCAGCCCCGAAAGGCCGGCGCCGATGATGACGATTCGAGGCATCAGGCCGCTCCCAGTACGAGATCCGCAAGCGCCGCGATGAACCCGGGCGCGTCGTTCAGCGCGGGCGTCCGCAGGAACGATTGTATACCCGCTTGCCGCGCGTGTGCGGCCAGGCGAATATCCAGCTCGTGGAGCGTCTCGATGTGCTCCGACACGAAGCTCACCGGGACGACGACCAGCGTCTTCACGCCCTCCCGCGCGAGCCGCGTCACCTCATCGACCGTGTCGGGGGGGAGCCACGCCGTCGGACCGACCTTGCTCTGGTACGAGATCCCGTGCGGCAGTCCCGGGAAGGAGCGCATCACCGCCGCGACGGTGCGCTCCGTCTCCTCCCGATACGGATCCCCGCCGTCGATCAACGCCTGCGGAACCCCGTGGGCGCTGAAGAGGAGGAACATGCCGCCGCGGTCCCGGTCCCGGATCATGGTGGAGATCGTCTCCGCCAGCGCGGCGACGTACTTCGGGTGTTCCGGGTAGGAGCGGATCTCCGTCAACGGGCAGGTGCACCCCGCCCACTTCATCCAGCGGCGCAGGTCGGAAAAACTCGAGCCCGTGGTGGCGGAACAGAAGTGCGGGTAGAGGGGGAGCGCGATCGCCCGCGCCGCGCCGTCCTCCTTCATCTCGAGGGCCGCGTGCTTCGAGAGGGGATACCAGTACCGCATCCCGGTGTACACCTTGAAGCGGCCGCCGGTCGCGCGCAGCGCCTCCTCGAGGGCGAACCGCTGGCGCTCCGTGATCGCAGCGATGGGAGATCCCCCGCCGATCTCCTCGTAGTACCGGCGGACCTTCCGGGCGCGGATCCCCGACACGATCCAGGCGAAGAGCGGCTGCGTGACCGGCGCCGCGGGCAGGCGGATCAGCTCCCGGTCGGAGAAGAGCCTCGCCAGGAACGGCCGTACGGCGTTCAGGGAGTCGGGCCCCCCCATGTTGAGGAGGACGACGCCGGTGAGGACCCCTTCGGCGGGCGCGCGCGGGTCGTTCCCGGGAGCGCCGCTCACACCTTCCGTCCGAGGCGGTGGACCGCCTCTACCATCGCGATCGCGTGCTCCGGGTTGGTGGGCGGAAGGATCCCGTGCCCGAGGTTGAAGATGTGGGAGGACGCCTTCTCGCCGCGCCGCAGGACGTCCCGCACGCAGTCGTCGATCTTCTCCGGCGAGTGGAAGAGCATCGTCGGATCCATGTTCCCCTGCAGCGCCTTTTCCGGCCCGACGACCATCGCCGCCACGTCGAGCGGGATCCTCCAGTCCACGCCGATCACGTCGACCGGCAGGGACTTGATCGACGTCAGCAGCGTGGCGCAGTCGTTCGCGAAGTGGATCACGGGGACCCCCTTCCGGTTGAGTCCGGCGACGACCTGGCGGGTGTACGGGAGGGCGTACTCCTCGTAGTCCCCCGGGGTCAGCACCCCCGCCCACGTGTCGAAGATCTGCACCGCCTGCGCGCCCGCGGCGATCTGGGCGTTGAGGTACAGGATCACGGTCTTCGCGATCTTGTTCATCAGGGACCGGTACACCTCCGGTGCCTGGTACATCAGCCGCTTCAGCTCGATGAAGTTCTTCGAGGTCCCCCCCTCGACGATGTAGGAGGCGAGCGTGAACGGCGCCCCCGAGAAGCCGATCAACGGCACCTTCCCGTCGAGCTCCCTGCGCAGGATACGGATCGTCTCCATCACGAAGGGGACCTTCTCCACGGGGTCGGGCACGGCGAGGGAATCCACGTCCTTCTGTCCCCGGATCGCCTTCCCCAGCATCGGCCCCTTCCCGTCGTGGAACTCGAGCGGCACCCCCATCGCCTCGACGGGGATGAGGATGTCGGAGAAGAGGATCGCCGCGTCCACGCCCAGCCGCTCCACGGGCATCAGCGTGACCGCCGCGGCCAGGTCCGGGGTCTTGCACATCGTGAGGAACGAATTGGTCCCGCGGATCTTCTGGTACTCGGGGAGGTAGCGGCCCGCCTGGCGCATGATCCACACGGGGGTGACGTCGACCGGCTCGCGCCGGCACGCCTTCAGGAATCGGTACTCCGTCATGTCGACCTCGGGTTGGGTTATTTCGCGGATTTTCCCGCCTGGACCGCTTCGGCCAGGCGCTTGCGGGTCTTGATCGGAACGTAGTTGCAGAACGGCTCCTCCTCGAGGTAATCCTCGAGGACCGCGTCGGCCCGCGCCCGGCAGCCGCCGCAGACGTTGAGGTATTCGCACTCCCCGCACCGTCCCTTGTACTTCTCGAAGGCGCGCAGCGACTCGAACAGCTCCGACTTGTGCCAGATCTCGGCGAACTTCTGTTTCTTGACGTTGCCCGCCACCACCGGGAAGTAGGAGCACGGCTGGACGTTCCCCTTCGAGTCGATGAAGCAGATCGACTGGGCGCAGATGCACCCCTTGCCTCCGCCGGTGGAGAACGTGAGGGAACGGGGCTGGAATTTCTCCCCCTCCTCCTTTATCTTCTGGAGACGCACGCGGTAATAGTGCGGGGCGCACGTGGGCCGGACGAGCATCTCCGTCTCTTCCTTCTCCATCTTGTAGTGCCACTCGAGGATCTCCTCGTAATCCTCCTTGCTGATCAGCTCGCTCATGATCTCCTGGCCCCGGCCCGTGGGGACGATCATGAACATGTACCACGCGTGGGCGCCGATCGACTTCGCCAGCTTGCAGGTGGCCGCGATGTCGTGCTGGTTCCGCCTGGTGAAGGAGGAGTTGACGATGAACTGCATCCCGTTGCGGTTGAAGATCTCCGCCGCCCGCAGCGTCGCCTCGAACGCCCCCGGCTGATTGCGGAAGTCGTCGTGCACCGCCGCGGTGGAGCCGTCCAGCGACAGGGAGCAGATCCGGATTCCCGACTCCTTCATCCTTCCGACGACCTCGTCCGTGACGAGCACGCCGTTCGTGGCGATGCACATCCGGAACCCCTTCTCCGTCCCGTACTTCGCGATCTCGAAGAGGTCCTTCCGCAGGAGCGGCTCCCCGCCGGAGAGCACCAGGACCGGCTTGGAGATCTCCGCGATGTCGTCGATCAGCTGTTTCGCCTCGGCGAGCGAAAAATCCGTGTCGTGCGATATCATCGAGGAGGAGGCCCGGCAATGGATGCAGTTCAGGTTGCATCGGCCGGTCACTTCCCACGCGATCCATTTCGGGAGGAACGCTTCCTTGCCCAAGGTGTATCCTTTCCGGAGGTTGTAAACAAACATTATAACCCGCCGCGCACCGGGAGGCGACCGATGGCGAGAAAACGCAGGAAGAGGTACCACCCTCCCGGGACGCAGCCCGGGACGCTCGCGGCGCACGCCGAGGCGGGTGACGCGCCGGTCCGGATCACATCTTTCCTGTACGATGTGAACCGGTGCGAGGAGAGGACGGTTTCTCCCTCCGAGGTCTCCTCCCTGTCTCCCCCGGAGGGAGGGGTGCTCTGGATCGACGTGGAGGGGTTGTCCGACCCTGCTGTCGTCCGAGTGATCGGGGAACGGTTCGGGTTCCATACCCTCGCGCTGGAGGATGTGCTGAACGTCCCGCAGCGCCCGAAGGTCGAATGGTACGACGAGCACCTTCTGGTCGTGCTGCGGGAGATCCGCCACCCGGAACCCGCCGAACAGGTCTCGTTTTTCCTTGGGGACCGCGTGGTAGTCTCCTTCCAGGAGCGCCCCGGGGACTGCTTCGATCCCGTCCGGGACCGTCTGCGCCTGGGGAAGGGGCGGATCCGGTCCGAGGGGGCGGACTTCCTCCTCTACGCCCTGTGCGACCTGGTGCTGGACGCGTTCTTCCCCACGCTCGAAAAGCTGGGCGACGAGGTGGAGGAGATGGAGGAGCGGGTGCTCGTCTCCCCCGTGCCGGAAACGTTCCTCGCCATCCGGCGCCTGAAAAGGGACCTGCTCGCGGTGCGCCACGCGGTGTGGCCCGCCCGGGACGCGCTGAACCTGCTGCTGATCGAGGAGCACGCCCTGATCCGCCCCGGGACCAAGGTGTTCTTCCGCGACTGCTACGACCACACGATCCAGTTGATGGACATGGTGGAGACGTTCCGGGAAATGGCGTCGGGGCTGGTGGACGAATACATGTCGGCCGTGTCGAACCGGATGAACGAGATCATGAAGGTGCTCACGGTCATGGCGACCATCTTCATCCCCTTGACCTTCATCGCGGGGGTGTACGGGATGAACTTCGACACGAAGGCGTCGCCGTACAACATGCCGGAGCTGACCTGGGCGTACGGCTACCCGGTCCTCCTGCTCTTCATGGCGGCCGTGTCGGGCGGGATGCTGTACTACTTCCGGAGGAAGAGGTGGATCTGAGACGTCGCGGATAAACATCCGGGGGGAGCGGCCATGCGCAGGAAACCCATCGGGATACTCATCATCGTCGTTCTCCTGCTCGCGGGGGCCGCGGCGTATCTTCTCCTCCGGAAGGGAGACGGCGCGGGCGTCATCCGGGTTTCCGGAAACATCGAGGCCGTCACGGTCGAGGTGAGCTTCAAGATCCCCGGGAGGATCGTCGAGCGTCCTGTCGACGAGGGGATGACGGTGGCCGCGGGGCGGCTCGTGGCGCGGCTGGACGACACGGATCTGTCCGACGACGTCCGGATGCGGGAGGCGGAGCTCTCGGAGGCGGACGCCGCCCTGCGGGAACTGACGGCCGGGTCGAGGCCCCAGGAGGTCGCGCGCGCGGAGGCCGAGCTTCGCCGCGCGGAGGCGCAGCTCGCCGACCTGCTGGCCGGGGCGAGGCCCCAGGAGATCGAGTCCGCCCGGGCAGCGGTGGAGCGTGCGCGCGCTGACGCGGAGAAGGCCCGGAAGGACCACGAGCGGACCGAGGCGCTCCTCGCGCGGCAGCTGATCCCCCCGCAGGAGAACGATGCCGCACGGGCCGCCAGCGAGGTGGCGGCGGCGCGCCGGAAGGAGGCCGAGGAGGCGCTGGCTCTCACCCTGTCCGGTCCCCGGGTGGACCAGGTGGACCAGGCCCGCGCGGCCGTCGCGGCGGCGAGGGAGAGCCTCTCCCTGGTGAAGGAGGGGGCGAGGAAGGAGGCGATCGACCAGGCGCGGGCGCGGAGGAAGCAGGCGCGGGAAGGACTCGCGCTCGCGAGGACCCGGCTGTCGTACGCCGCCGTGTCATCGCCGTTGACCGGAACCGTCCTCTCCAGGAACGCCGAGCCGGGGGAATACGTCGCCGCGGGGACGCCGGTCGTGACGATCGCCGACCTGCGGGAAGTGTGGCTTCGGGGGTACATCGCCGAGACCGACCTCGGACGGATCAAGGCCGGACAGCGGGCCGTCGTGACGGCCGACTCCTACCCCGGGAAGATGTACGAGGGGCGGATCACGTTCATCTCCCCGGAGGCCGAGTTCACGCCCAAGAGCGTCCAGACGCAGCAGGAGCGCGTCAAGCTCGTCTACCGGATCAAGGTGACGGTTTCGAACCCGGCGACGGAGTTGAAGCCCGGCATGCCGGCGGACGCACGGATCCAGGCGCAATAGGCCGGGATCCCGGACGGGACGACCATGGATGCCATCCGGACGGAGGGGCTCACCCGGCGTTTCGGCGAGACGACCGCGGTCGACGGCCTGACCCTCTCCGTGGCGCCTGGGGAGATCTTCGGGCTGGTGGGGCCGGACGGGGCCGGCAAGACGACCACGATGCGGCTGCTCGCGGCGATTCTCGACCCCACCGGCGGCGACGCATGGGTCCTCGGAAACTCGGTCCGGGACGACGCCGCGAAGATCCACGAACGGATCGGCTACATGAGCCAGCGGTTCGGTCTCTACGCCGACCTCACCGTTCTCGAGAATCTCCATTTTCACGCCGACCTGTACGGTGTTCCCCGGCGGGACCGGGCGCCCCGCTTCGAGGAGCTGTTCGCTTTCAGCGGCCTGGGTCCCTTCCGGAACCGCTTCGCGGGAAACCTGTCGGGCGGGATGAAGCAGAAGCTCGGCCTGTCCTGCGCCCTCGTCCACACCCCCGGGCTCCTCCTGCTGGACGAGCCCACCAGCGGAGTGGACCCCGTTTCGCGGCGCGATTTCTGGCGGATCCTCCACCGGCTTCTCGCGGAAGGAGTGACGGTCTTCGTCTCCACCACCTACCTCGACGAGGCGGAACGGTGCCGC contains:
- a CDS encoding efflux RND transporter periplasmic adaptor subunit, producing MRRKPIGILIIVVLLLAGAAAYLLLRKGDGAGVIRVSGNIEAVTVEVSFKIPGRIVERPVDEGMTVAAGRLVARLDDTDLSDDVRMREAELSEADAALRELTAGSRPQEVARAEAELRRAEAQLADLLAGARPQEIESARAAVERARADAEKARKDHERTEALLARQLIPPQENDAARAASEVAAARRKEAEEALALTLSGPRVDQVDQARAAVAAARESLSLVKEGARKEAIDQARARRKQAREGLALARTRLSYAAVSSPLTGTVLSRNAEPGEYVAAGTPVVTIADLREVWLRGYIAETDLGRIKAGQRAVVTADSYPGKMYEGRITFISPEAEFTPKSVQTQQERVKLVYRIKVTVSNPATELKPGMPADARIQAQ
- the hemE gene encoding uroporphyrinogen decarboxylase, producing the protein MTEYRFLKACRREPVDVTPVWIMRQAGRYLPEYQKIRGTNSFLTMCKTPDLAAAVTLMPVERLGVDAAILFSDILIPVEAMGVPLEFHDGKGPMLGKAIRGQKDVDSLAVPDPVEKVPFVMETIRILRRELDGKVPLIGFSGAPFTLASYIVEGGTSKNFIELKRLMYQAPEVYRSLMNKIAKTVILYLNAQIAAGAQAVQIFDTWAGVLTPGDYEEYALPYTRQVVAGLNRKGVPVIHFANDCATLLTSIKSLPVDVIGVDWRIPLDVAAMVVGPEKALQGNMDPTMLFHSPEKIDDCVRDVLRRGEKASSHIFNLGHGILPPTNPEHAIAMVEAVHRLGRKV
- a CDS encoding radical SAM protein — protein: MGKEAFLPKWIAWEVTGRCNLNCIHCRASSSMISHDTDFSLAEAKQLIDDIAEISKPVLVLSGGEPLLRKDLFEIAKYGTEKGFRMCIATNGVLVTDEVVGRMKESGIRICSLSLDGSTAAVHDDFRNQPGAFEATLRAAEIFNRNGMQFIVNSSFTRRNQHDIAATCKLAKSIGAHAWYMFMIVPTGRGQEIMSELISKEDYEEILEWHYKMEKEETEMLVRPTCAPHYYRVRLQKIKEEGEKFQPRSLTFSTGGGKGCICAQSICFIDSKGNVQPCSYFPVVAGNVKKQKFAEIWHKSELFESLRAFEKYKGRCGECEYLNVCGGCRARADAVLEDYLEEEPFCNYVPIKTRKRLAEAVQAGKSAK
- a CDS encoding ABC transporter ATP-binding protein: MDAIRTEGLTRRFGETTAVDGLTLSVAPGEIFGLVGPDGAGKTTTMRLLAAILDPTGGDAWVLGNSVRDDAAKIHERIGYMSQRFGLYADLTVLENLHFHADLYGVPRRDRAPRFEELFAFSGLGPFRNRFAGNLSGGMKQKLGLSCALVHTPGLLLLDEPTSGVDPVSRRDFWRILHRLLAEGVTVFVSTTYLDEAERCRRVGLLHRGRLLAAGSPEEVRALFRGALLEIRCAEPRRAATLLRQTFPAAAVGLFGDRVHIGVRDLPDPVDKVKAALSGAAVPFDSVLPVPPSLEDVFVSVLGRDGGGVE
- the corA gene encoding magnesium/cobalt transporter CorA — encoded protein: MARKRRKRYHPPGTQPGTLAAHAEAGDAPVRITSFLYDVNRCEERTVSPSEVSSLSPPEGGVLWIDVEGLSDPAVVRVIGERFGFHTLALEDVLNVPQRPKVEWYDEHLLVVLREIRHPEPAEQVSFFLGDRVVVSFQERPGDCFDPVRDRLRLGKGRIRSEGADFLLYALCDLVLDAFFPTLEKLGDEVEEMEERVLVSPVPETFLAIRRLKRDLLAVRHAVWPARDALNLLLIEEHALIRPGTKVFFRDCYDHTIQLMDMVETFREMASGLVDEYMSAVSNRMNEIMKVLTVMATIFIPLTFIAGVYGMNFDTKASPYNMPELTWAYGYPVLLLFMAAVSGGMLYYFRRKRWI
- the hemH gene encoding ferrochelatase is translated as MSGAPGNDPRAPAEGVLTGVVLLNMGGPDSLNAVRPFLARLFSDRELIRLPAAPVTQPLFAWIVSGIRARKVRRYYEEIGGGSPIAAITERQRFALEEALRATGGRFKVYTGMRYWYPLSKHAALEMKEDGAARAIALPLYPHFCSATTGSSFSDLRRWMKWAGCTCPLTEIRSYPEHPKYVAALAETISTMIRDRDRGGMFLLFSAHGVPQALIDGGDPYREETERTVAAVMRSFPGLPHGISYQSKVGPTAWLPPDTVDEVTRLAREGVKTLVVVPVSFVSEHIETLHELDIRLAAHARQAGIQSFLRTPALNDAPGFIAALADLVLGAA
- the hemG gene encoding protoporphyrinogen oxidase, with amino-acid sequence MPRIVIIGAGLSGLATAHYLVNALSDAGKEAEILLLEADAVPGGKMRTIRQDGFSMEWGPNGFLTNKPHGMELVKDLDIGGRLARSSDLARKRYILSGGKLHRLPETPPAFFKSDLLSLPGRLRIMWEPFASGPPSGVDESLGDFARRRLGPEALEKLIDPMVTGIFAGDPDKMSLRSCFPVIYDLERKYGGLVRGMLGVRKERAKQGVKGEMSAGPGGVLMSFDHGVQTLTDALAGRLAEGLHLNVSVDRIERRGEAYVLSMSSGGEREEMAANVVVIAAPAYAAAGMVAPLDEGLSELLAGIPYSPITVAALGYGKATMGNPLDGFGFLIPRGEKRRILGALWDSSVFPNRAPEGKALLRVMVGGVRAPELAALPEAELLALAREELKGILGISAEPVLAKTFFHDRGIPQYLVGHGKRLERIDARLAGHPGLHLNSNAYRGIALNDCVRESRATAERIARQPGS